The nucleotide sequence AAGAGCTTAGAAGAAAATTGGGCATTTTACAGTACCATATATTACGCATCTAAAAATAAGTTTTTATATGACTTTTTAGAGGGTTTAAAGGATTTTTATCTTTCATGGCAAGACCCTAATGAAAACCCTGTCTTTGCTGAAAAAACATATTCTTATCATAGAGAATTATTTGAAGGAATAAAATCAAAGGATCTAAAAAAGATTAATTCTACTATAGATCGTTTCTACAAAATTTGGGAAGAAGAGATTGAGAAAAGATATAGATAAATAAGATTTTATGAGAAAGAAAAAAGCAATATTTTTTCTAATTTTATCTGCAGTTTTATGGAGCTTAGGTGGAGTTTTAATTAAAATAGTAGATTTGAATCCTATAGCAATTGCAGGTACAAGAAGTGCAATAGCAAGTTTAGTAATATTAATTTATTTAAAGAAAATTAAACCTTCATTTAATCCTATCCAAATTACAGGAGCATTATTCTATTCTGGAACAGTTATTCTTTTTGTATTAGCAAATAAACTTACCACTGCAGCTAACGCCATACTTTTACAATATGGTGCTCCTTTATATGTTGCCCTTTTAAGTTATCCGATATTAAAAGAAAAAGTGGATAGAATAGATTGGATAGCTATTTTATTAATGCTAATAGGAATATATATTTTTTTCCTCGATGAACTACAATTTAATAATTTTATTGGAAATATAATAGCTATATTAAGTGGCATAAATTTTGCTTTTTTTATTATATTTATGAGAAAACAAAAGGATAACTCTCCTATAAATTCTGTATTACTAGGAAACATAATTACTGCTCTAATCGGTCTTCCCTTTATAATTAGATCTTTTAATTTAATAAATCTAAAAAACTTTATAGGGTTAACCCTCTTAGGAACAATCCAAATAGGAATATCCTATATTCTTTATTCCATTGCCATAAAAGAAGTTTCAGCCCTCGAAGGAGCATTAATTCCCATGATAGAACCCATTCTTAATCCCATATGGGTATTTCTCGCCATAGGAGAAATTCCTGGAAAATATTCCCTTTTAGGTGGAAGTATAATACTTGCCACTGTGAGTTTAAGATATTTATATCCTGCTATAAAAAATAGATATGATAAAATTTATTTATAAAAAAATTTTTTAAGAGGTGGATCATGAAAAGAGTAATACCTGTCCTGCTTTTTATATTTTTACTCTCTTCTTTAATTTTCCCTATAGATTTTGAGAATGCAAATAGGAGTTTCTTTGAGGCAAGAAGAGACAGAGATAAAAATAAAATCCTTGCTCTTATTGAAACATTAGAAAAAGATCCAAATCTTTTAAAAGACTCTCAATTATTAACAGTAATTGCGGATTGTTATTTAGAATATGGATACTGGGGAGTAGCAGGAAGAGAAAAGGAAAAATATTATGAAAAAGCAAGATCCTATGCAGAGAAAGCCCTACAAATTGATCCAAATAATGGAAGAGCTTGGTACATAGCAGGAGCATCTATAGGAAGACTGGCTCAGTATAAAGGAATTATTCAAAGTCTTTTTATGCTTGGAGATTTTGATAAATACATAGGAAAAGCTATTGAAATTCTTAATGATCCCCTCTATAAAGGCTTTGCTCTTCTTGCCATGGGAATGAGATATAGAGATGTTCCTTGGCCTTTATATAATTACGATAAGGCTGAAAAATATATGAAAGAAGCATTAAAATATGTGCCTAATTATCCCAACATCTATCTTGAGCTTGGCTATTTATATTTAAAGATAAACAAAAAAGATTTAGCAAAGGAAATGTTTTTAAAAGTTATAAATTCTGAACCTCATCCGTGGCTTGTGAAAACCCATGAAGAATCAGTAGAAAATGCTAAAAAAGAATTAGAAAAAATTAAATAAGAAGGGGGGCTCTTAGCCCCCCTGTTTTATTAGAGCCTTTTTGTTATTTTCTTGAATTCTATTGAACAGATATTTACTGCCAAAACTTGTTGTATAATAAATTAAGATTTTAATTCAGAGAAAAAATTGGAAAAAATATATTACTTTGAAAAAATTCTAAAGGAAAACCCTATCACCTATCTTGAGCTTCCTTCAGGTACAGGAAGAACTCATATTCTCCTTTCTCTATATTCAAGATTAAAAGAAAATTCTCTAATTACCAATTATGGATCTCACAGAACACCTATAGGAGAATTTCTTTTAACCATATTAAAATTGATAGATAAGGAAGAATTTTGGAAAGAAAAAGGAAAATCTGTGGGGCCAATATTAAGAAGGTATATTCATCCGAGATTTCTAAAAGTCCTAGAAAATTATAAACCAGAAGTAGTTTTAAATATAGACACAGAAGTTAGTCAAATTTTTAACATAATAGAATCAATACTTGGAAAAACTAAAATCAAATACTTTTTTATTGATAATTGGCAATCTTATCTTGAATATAACAAACTTTTTAAAATTCTTATTCCTCTAATTTCAGAAAAACTAAATATTTCCTTCTTTATCACTGGTGAAAATTTACCCGAGTTTCCTATTGTTTATAGAATTAACGATAAAAATTGTGAGATTCCTATAACTGACAAGGACTTTGTAACAAAAGAAATGGCTAAGGCTTTCAATATAGACTTAGAAAAAGCTAAAAAGCTCTATAAACTAAGTAAAGGAAATTGGAATAATGCAAAGATCATTCTTAAAAATAACTTCAGGTCCTTAGAAGATCTATTGAAAGAAAAACTTGAAAATCTAAATCCACAAGAAAAAAAAG is from Dictyoglomus sp. and encodes:
- a CDS encoding tetratricopeptide repeat protein; translated protein: MKRVIPVLLFIFLLSSLIFPIDFENANRSFFEARRDRDKNKILALIETLEKDPNLLKDSQLLTVIADCYLEYGYWGVAGREKEKYYEKARSYAEKALQIDPNNGRAWYIAGASIGRLAQYKGIIQSLFMLGDFDKYIGKAIEILNDPLYKGFALLAMGMRYRDVPWPLYNYDKAEKYMKEALKYVPNYPNIYLELGYLYLKINKKDLAKEMFLKVINSEPHPWLVKTHEESVENAKKELEKIK
- a CDS encoding EamA family transporter; the encoded protein is MRKKKAIFFLILSAVLWSLGGVLIKIVDLNPIAIAGTRSAIASLVILIYLKKIKPSFNPIQITGALFYSGTVILFVLANKLTTAANAILLQYGAPLYVALLSYPILKEKVDRIDWIAILLMLIGIYIFFLDELQFNNFIGNIIAILSGINFAFFIIFMRKQKDNSPINSVLLGNIITALIGLPFIIRSFNLINLKNFIGLTLLGTIQIGISYILYSIAIKEVSALEGALIPMIEPILNPIWVFLAIGEIPGKYSLLGGSIILATVSLRYLYPAIKNRYDKIYL